One genomic segment of Bacteroides caccae includes these proteins:
- a CDS encoding MIP family channel protein has translation MKKYIAEMIGTMVLVLMGCGSAVFAGSVTGTVGAGVGTVGVALAFGLSVVAMAYAIGGISGCHINPAITLGVFLTGRMNGKDAGMYMIFQVIGAIIGSAVLFALVSTGAHDGPTATGSNGFGEGEMLQAFIAEAVFTFIFVLVVLGSTDPKKGAGNLAGLAIGLSLVLVHIVCIPITGTSVNPARSIAPALFQGGEALSQLWLFIIAPFVGAALSAVVWNYFGDKK, from the coding sequence ATGAAAAAGTACATTGCAGAAATGATTGGAACGATGGTACTCGTTCTTATGGGATGCGGAAGTGCTGTTTTTGCCGGTAGTGTAACAGGTACAGTAGGTGCTGGCGTGGGAACGGTCGGCGTAGCTTTGGCATTCGGTCTTTCAGTGGTAGCGATGGCGTATGCTATCGGAGGAATTTCGGGATGTCACATTAATCCTGCCATCACATTGGGAGTGTTCCTTACCGGGCGTATGAACGGAAAAGATGCAGGAATGTATATGATTTTCCAGGTGATTGGAGCCATTATCGGTTCGGCTGTTCTTTTTGCTTTGGTGTCTACCGGTGCGCATGATGGACCTACGGCTACGGGTTCGAACGGTTTTGGCGAAGGAGAGATGTTGCAGGCATTCATAGCAGAAGCTGTGTTTACTTTTATTTTTGTATTGGTGGTACTGGGTTCTACCGATCCTAAGAAGGGGGCAGGCAATTTAGCCGGATTGGCTATTGGTTTGTCTCTCGTATTGGTACATATCGTATGTATTCCTATCACAGGAACCTCTGTAAATCCGGCACGTAGCATTGCTCCGGCATTGTTCCAGGGCGGCGAAGCGTTGTCACAGTTGTGGTTGTTTATCATTGCACCTTTTGTGGGAGCTGCTTTGAGTGCGGTGGTGTGGAATTATTTTGGAGATAAGAAATAA
- a CDS encoding DMT family transporter, which produces MKKGLFYAILASILWAIVNPFIKQGLSYDFTPMNFAGIRFTTVGIILFAYTWHKGMWREIRQHSKLFLNLILINMFMGYTAFYFGVDFVSGAISSIIMGMTPLINVLLAHLLASNDRLNTHKIISLIVSLIGLFLIIGMGSNGAPLDWKGITGIVLLLLSIIFQGYSAISVSEDKGKVNPIFLNAVQMFFGGLLIYMVGLGTEGYHSFIGKPGGFYASLAILVFISVFAFSFWFIALQSKGAKVSDINMCRLINPILGAVLSWIMLPDEYPTFSTVAGMVVIVSSLIIYFKGTEISEWFKKTKAGA; this is translated from the coding sequence ATGAAGAAAGGACTTTTTTACGCCATATTGGCTTCTATCCTATGGGCTATTGTAAACCCGTTTATCAAACAAGGATTGAGCTATGACTTCACCCCTATGAACTTCGCCGGTATCCGCTTTACCACTGTTGGGATTATTCTTTTCGCTTATACCTGGCACAAGGGTATGTGGCGGGAAATCCGTCAACACAGCAAACTGTTCCTGAATCTGATTCTTATCAATATGTTTATGGGATATACTGCTTTTTACTTCGGTGTAGACTTTGTAAGCGGAGCTATCTCGTCCATTATTATGGGAATGACACCTTTGATTAATGTCCTGTTAGCGCACTTGCTCGCAAGTAATGACAGACTGAACACTCATAAGATTATCAGTCTTATTGTCAGCCTCATCGGCCTGTTCCTGATTATCGGAATGGGAAGCAACGGTGCACCACTCGACTGGAAAGGAATTACGGGAATCGTACTTTTACTGCTAAGTATTATCTTTCAAGGGTATTCTGCTATCTCCGTTTCAGAAGACAAAGGAAAGGTGAATCCTATTTTCCTGAATGCGGTGCAGATGTTCTTCGGAGGTCTGCTTATATATATGGTAGGCTTGGGCACGGAAGGTTATCATTCTTTTATCGGAAAACCCGGCGGATTTTATGCCAGCCTTGCGATACTGGTATTCATATCTGTATTCGCCTTCAGCTTCTGGTTTATCGCTTTACAAAGCAAAGGCGCCAAAGTCAGCGACATCAATATGTGCCGGTTGATCAATCCGATTCTGGGTGCAGTCCTTAGCTGGATCATGCTCCCTGACGAATATCCGACTTTTAGTACCGTTGCAGGAATGGTCGTGATCGTCAGCTCCTTGATTATCTATTTCAAAGGGACCGAAATAAGTGAATGGTTCAAGAAAACAAAAGCCGGAGCATAG
- a CDS encoding NigD1/NigD2 family lipoprotein → MKKLKFITLTLAIIITLPMLQSCLDDNDHQSRSLVISTINQISEDSKEFYFTLDNGKTMFPSNSQAWGGEKFENGQRAFVIFNELEQPVNGYDYNIQVRDITKVLTKEIVTMDDEENTEEKIGDDKINATYMWISKDKKYLTIEFQYYSTHSEDKKHFLNLVINNKEADSAAENEDNTDDEYINLEFRHNSERDSPDHLGEGYVSFKLDKIEEQIEGKKGLNIRVRTLYDGIKNYKVQFP, encoded by the coding sequence ATGAAGAAATTAAAATTCATTACCTTAACTTTAGCTATCATAATCACCTTACCGATGCTGCAATCGTGCCTGGACGACAATGATCATCAATCGCGTTCATTGGTTATCAGCACTATCAACCAAATCAGTGAGGATAGCAAAGAATTTTATTTCACTTTGGATAATGGAAAGACGATGTTCCCGAGTAATTCGCAGGCATGGGGAGGCGAGAAATTTGAAAACGGACAACGTGCCTTTGTTATATTCAACGAGCTGGAACAACCCGTAAACGGATATGACTACAATATCCAAGTGAGAGATATTACGAAAGTGTTAACAAAAGAGATCGTCACCATGGACGATGAAGAAAATACAGAAGAAAAGATCGGGGATGATAAAATAAACGCTACTTATATGTGGATTAGTAAAGATAAGAAGTATCTGACTATCGAATTCCAGTACTATAGTACCCATAGTGAAGACAAGAAGCATTTCCTGAATCTGGTTATCAACAATAAGGAAGCTGATTCCGCTGCCGAAAACGAAGATAATACCGATGACGAATATATCAATCTGGAATTCCGTCACAACAGTGAAAGAGATTCTCCCGACCATTTAGGCGAGGGATATGTATCTTTCAAACTGGATAAGATAGAAGAACAGATAGAGGGAAAGAAGGGACTGAATATCCGTGTCAGAACTTTATATGACGGAATAAAGAATTATAAAGTACAATTTCCCTGA
- a CDS encoding RNA polymerase sigma factor translates to MEELELSEQCRLGNNQARKELYEQYAGRMLGICLRYTGDRDTAQDLLHDGFIKIFDSFDKFTWRGEGSLRAWMERVIVNTALQYLRKNDVMNQSAPLEELPEKYEEPDVSDVEAIPQRVLMQFIEELPAGYRTVFNLYTFEDKSHKEIAQVLGINEKSSASQLFRAKSVLAKRVKEWIMNNG, encoded by the coding sequence ATGGAAGAATTAGAGTTGTCGGAACAATGCAGGCTGGGAAACAATCAGGCCCGCAAGGAACTGTATGAGCAGTATGCGGGGCGCATGCTTGGCATCTGTCTTCGTTATACCGGCGACCGTGATACGGCCCAGGATCTGCTTCACGACGGCTTTATAAAGATATTCGATTCTTTCGACAAGTTCACCTGGCGAGGTGAAGGCTCCTTACGAGCTTGGATGGAGCGGGTAATAGTCAATACGGCTTTGCAATATCTTCGGAAAAATGATGTAATGAATCAGTCGGCGCCTTTGGAAGAATTGCCCGAGAAGTACGAAGAACCGGATGTTTCGGATGTAGAAGCGATACCACAAAGAGTATTGATGCAGTTTATCGAAGAACTTCCCGCAGGATATCGTACAGTGTTTAACCTTTATACGTTTGAAGATAAATCACACAAAGAAATCGCTCAGGTATTAGGCATTAATGAAAAATCGTCGGCTTCGCAACTGTTTCGTGCGAAAAGCGTGTTAGCAAAAAGAGTAAAAGAATGGATAATGAATAATGGATAG
- the pflA gene encoding pyruvate formate-lyase-activating protein: MTINVHSYESMGTFDGPGLRLVVFLQGCNFRCLYCANPDTIAGKGGTPTPPEEIIRMAMSQRPFFGKRGGITFSGGEPTFQAKALVPLVRELKEKGIHVCIDSNGGLWNEDVEKLFQLTDLVLLDIKEFNPARHQMLTGRSNEQTIRTATWLEENGKPFWLRYVLVPGYSDFEEDIRQLGEALGKYKMIQRVEILPYHTLGVHKYEAMEQEYKLKDVKENTPEQLEKATEVFKKYFTTVVVN, from the coding sequence ATGACAATAAACGTACATTCATACGAAAGTATGGGAACATTCGACGGGCCGGGTTTACGGCTCGTCGTTTTTCTTCAAGGTTGCAATTTCCGCTGCCTGTATTGCGCCAATCCCGACACGATAGCCGGAAAAGGAGGTACACCTACTCCACCGGAAGAAATCATCCGCATGGCAATGAGTCAACGTCCCTTTTTCGGAAAACGCGGCGGTATCACTTTCTCCGGTGGAGAACCTACGTTCCAAGCAAAAGCGCTTGTTCCGTTGGTTCGCGAACTGAAAGAGAAAGGGATTCATGTATGTATAGACAGCAACGGCGGTCTTTGGAATGAAGACGTAGAGAAACTTTTCCAACTAACAGACCTCGTATTGCTGGATATTAAAGAATTCAATCCTGCCCGCCACCAGATGCTGACCGGAAGAAGCAACGAGCAGACAATCCGCACGGCAACCTGGTTGGAAGAGAACGGAAAACCTTTCTGGCTCCGCTATGTGCTAGTACCCGGATACAGCGATTTTGAAGAAGACATCCGACAATTGGGAGAAGCTCTCGGAAAGTATAAGATGATTCAACGGGTGGAGATCCTTCCTTATCATACTCTGGGCGTACACAAGTACGAAGCAATGGAACAGGAATACAAGCTGAAAGACGTAAAAGAAAATACCCCCGAACAACTTGAAAAAGCTACGGAGGTATTCAAAAAGTATTTCACTACGGTAGTAGTCAATTAA
- a CDS encoding porin family protein, protein MEEKELWMNKLKEKLEDYSEPIPASGWEQLEKELMPPVERKIYPYRKWMMAAAAVILLALVSSVSLYFLGTPAADEIRHTQTPALASVLDALPAVQQPDAQGATADPVSRPMLKTDRLAKTEHNISEQNTYTDQPVIQNEDEFPATDDKIDNGEKEETKLVKDANAGQKKQALETEEPRNNRPRRPSSRDKYHIPTEKKSSQKGTWSMGFAVGNSGGASTEVGGGTQYLSRVSMAAVSNGLMNIPEDKTLVFEDGIPYLRQAKQVIDIKHHQPISVGVSVRKSLGKGFSVESGLTYTLLSSDVKLADGNQEVEQKLHYVGIPLRANWNFLDKKLVTLYVSGGGMIEKCVYGKLGSEKETVKPLQFSVSGAVGVQLNATKRIGIYMEPGVAYFFDDGSSVQTIRKENPFNFNIQAGIRFTY, encoded by the coding sequence ATGGAAGAGAAAGAATTATGGATGAATAAGTTGAAGGAGAAGCTCGAAGATTATTCGGAGCCGATACCGGCTTCCGGTTGGGAACAACTGGAGAAAGAGCTTATGCCTCCTGTGGAGAGGAAGATATATCCTTATCGGAAATGGATGATGGCGGCTGCGGCTGTTATATTACTGGCTTTGGTTTCTTCTGTAAGCCTGTATTTTCTGGGTACGCCTGCCGCTGACGAAATACGTCATACGCAAACCCCTGCATTGGCTTCCGTACTGGACGCATTGCCTGCGGTGCAACAGCCGGATGCGCAAGGTGCAACGGCAGATCCTGTGTCGCGTCCTATGCTAAAGACAGATAGACTGGCGAAAACAGAACACAATATTTCCGAACAAAATACGTATACTGATCAACCTGTTATTCAGAATGAAGATGAGTTTCCGGCAACAGATGATAAGATTGATAATGGAGAAAAAGAGGAGACAAAGCTAGTGAAAGACGCGAATGCTGGTCAAAAAAAGCAAGCGTTGGAAACGGAAGAACCTAGAAACAACAGACCCCGCCGTCCTTCGAGCAGAGATAAATATCATATCCCGACAGAAAAGAAATCTTCTCAAAAGGGAACTTGGTCAATGGGGTTTGCCGTCGGAAATTCCGGAGGTGCTTCGACGGAGGTAGGGGGAGGTACCCAATATCTGTCTCGAGTAAGTATGGCTGCTGTTTCTAACGGCTTGATGAATATACCGGAAGATAAGACATTGGTGTTTGAAGACGGTATACCTTATCTGCGCCAGGCAAAGCAGGTGATTGACATTAAGCATCATCAGCCTATTTCTGTGGGAGTGTCTGTTCGTAAAAGCTTGGGTAAAGGGTTTTCTGTTGAAAGTGGATTGACCTATACACTGCTTTCTTCGGATGTAAAACTGGCGGATGGCAATCAGGAAGTGGAGCAGAAACTACATTATGTCGGCATTCCGTTGCGTGCCAACTGGAACTTTTTGGATAAAAAACTGGTCACTCTCTACGTTTCCGGCGGCGGTATGATAGAAAAATGTGTGTATGGAAAACTAGGCTCCGAGAAGGAAACTGTTAAACCTTTACAATTCTCCGTATCTGGTGCAGTCGGCGTACAGTTAAATGCGACGAAACGTATAGGTATCTACATGGAACCCGGTGTTGCTTATTTCTTTGATGATGGTTCGAGCGTACAGACTATCCGCAAGGAAAATCCGTTTAATTTCAATATACAGGCAGGTATCCGATTTACATATTAA
- a CDS encoding nuclease-related domain-containing DEAD/DEAH box helicase, giving the protein MAILYPPIEIIRKRKPEATPGERTLLAFLLNAYDDEYEIFFQPFLNGDLPDIIVMHKGGGVMIFEVKDWDLSNYHVNEKGNWIVNCNNSVYKNSPLNQVLKYKKNLYDLHIDSLLSLHLKDYKYWYVVKCAVYFHCHTTEYAQKFCEGEKPSDKYKTFLSKNFTIIGHDSLGKESMDRIFEKQWISKKNSYFTEELYNSFARILRPSYHTIEEGLGYKLSKEQDLLAKSEEGARKRIKGVAGSGKTLVLAERAVNAHKRTHNCVLILTYNITLRNYIHDKISTVRQEFAWEFFHISNYHDFINNNMNNVGLEFEFLKDEEGNSTYMSSEEFGKLAEKHVYSNIHLFENHKDELPKYEVILIDETQDYQENWIRIIMKYFASENAEIVAFADEKQNIYSRELDNEKMPRIPVQTGAWDRKLNKSYRLSQKIALLVTDFQKRFFADKYVVEQQIETNTMMSLFDEPYIEYHYYPLEESVKEDNAIATYIYQQIKEHRFHSNDVTILSSRIRMLRKLDYMLRTESKEKTNIMFETREEFMKLCPNAQTGFENNADILKIRKNRKANFWMNRGTIKLSTIHSFKGWESPVLFLVIEDNLKATKKLANTRPYEFSDELVYTGITRCQNYLFIINTGNQQYHEYFANCNLIDKKIGANRNGK; this is encoded by the coding sequence ATGGCAATTCTTTATCCTCCTATCGAAATAATAAGAAAACGAAAACCAGAAGCTACTCCGGGTGAAAGAACGTTATTGGCTTTCTTATTAAACGCTTATGATGATGAATATGAAATATTCTTCCAACCTTTTCTAAATGGAGATTTACCTGACATCATAGTGATGCACAAAGGAGGAGGAGTTATGATTTTTGAAGTTAAAGATTGGGATCTATCAAATTATCATGTGAATGAAAAAGGAAATTGGATTGTCAATTGTAATAACTCTGTATATAAAAACAGTCCCTTAAACCAAGTTTTGAAATATAAAAAGAACCTATATGATTTACATATTGATTCGTTATTAAGCTTACATTTGAAAGACTATAAATATTGGTATGTTGTCAAATGTGCTGTATATTTCCACTGCCATACAACCGAATATGCACAGAAATTCTGCGAAGGCGAGAAACCATCGGACAAGTATAAGACTTTCCTCAGCAAAAATTTCACAATAATCGGACACGATTCCTTGGGAAAAGAAAGTATGGATCGTATCTTTGAAAAACAATGGATAAGTAAAAAGAACAGTTATTTTACAGAAGAATTATATAATAGCTTTGCACGCATATTAAGGCCTTCTTACCACACAATAGAAGAAGGACTTGGTTACAAATTGTCGAAAGAACAGGATTTGTTGGCGAAAAGTGAAGAAGGGGCAAGAAAACGAATTAAAGGTGTGGCTGGTTCTGGTAAAACATTAGTTTTAGCGGAAAGAGCTGTAAACGCTCATAAAAGAACACATAACTGTGTGTTAATCTTAACTTACAACATAACACTCCGAAATTACATTCACGATAAGATTAGTACAGTTCGTCAAGAGTTTGCTTGGGAATTTTTCCATATAAGCAATTATCATGACTTTATTAATAATAATATGAATAACGTCGGACTTGAATTTGAGTTTCTTAAAGACGAAGAAGGAAATAGTACATATATGTCTTCTGAGGAATTTGGGAAATTGGCTGAAAAACATGTATATTCAAACATTCATCTTTTTGAAAATCATAAAGATGAATTACCAAAATACGAAGTTATATTAATAGACGAGACTCAAGACTATCAAGAAAATTGGATAAGAATTATCATGAAATATTTCGCCAGTGAAAATGCAGAAATTGTTGCTTTTGCTGACGAAAAGCAAAATATCTATTCAAGAGAGTTAGACAATGAAAAAATGCCGAGAATACCTGTACAAACAGGTGCTTGGGATAGGAAATTGAATAAAAGTTATCGTTTATCTCAAAAGATAGCTTTGTTGGTGACAGATTTTCAAAAACGTTTTTTTGCAGATAAATATGTGGTCGAACAACAAATTGAGACCAACACTATGATGTCTTTATTTGATGAGCCTTATATCGAATACCATTATTATCCTCTCGAAGAGAGTGTAAAAGAAGATAATGCTATTGCAACTTATATTTATCAACAGATAAAAGAACATAGATTCCACTCGAATGATGTAACGATTTTGTCTTCTCGAATTAGAATGTTACGTAAACTCGATTATATGTTGCGAACCGAAAGCAAAGAAAAAACAAACATCATGTTTGAAACCAGAGAAGAGTTTATGAAACTATGTCCCAATGCCCAAACGGGATTTGAAAACAATGCCGATATATTAAAAATAAGGAAGAATAGAAAAGCTAATTTCTGGATGAATAGAGGGACTATTAAGCTATCTACCATACATTCCTTTAAAGGTTGGGAAAGTCCTGTTTTATTTTTAGTTATAGAAGACAATCTAAAAGCAACGAAAAAGTTGGCCAATACACGCCCTTATGAATTTTCTGATGAACTCGTATATACAGGTATTACCCGTTGTCAAAACTACTTATTCATAATCAATACAGGAAACCAACAATATCACGAATACTTTGCCAATTGCAATTTAATCGATAAAAAGATAGGAGCGAATAGGAATGGGAAATAG
- the pflB gene encoding formate C-acetyltransferase produces MELNKIFKDGLWSNEINVRDFVSHNITPYYGDASFLEGPTERTKAVWNRCLEALAEERKNNGVRSLDNATVSTISSHKAGYIDKENELIVGLQTDELLKRAIKPFGGINVVSKACHENGVEVDDRVKDIFTHYRKTHNDGVFDVYTEEIRSFRSLGFLTGLPDNYARGRIIGDYRRMALYGIDRLIEAKKEDLRNLTGPMTDARIRLREEVAEQIKALKEMKVMGEYYGLDLSRPAYTAQEAVQWVYMAYLAAVKEQDGAAMSLGNVSSFLDIYMEYELSKGTITESFAQELIDQFVIKLRMVRHLRMQSYNDIFAGDPTWVTESLGGRFNDGRTKVTKTSFRFLQTLYNLGPSPEPNLTVLWSPELPEGFKEFCAKVSIDTSSIQYENDDLMREVRQSDDYGIACCVSYQEIGKQIQFFGARCNLAKALLLAINGGRCENTGTVMVKNIPVLTSDTLKFEEVMDNYKKVLIEIARVYNEAMNIIHYMHDKYYYEKAQMALVDTNPRINLAYGVAGLSIALDSLSAIKYAKVTARRNDIGLTEGFDIEGEFPCFGNDNDKVDHLGVDLVYFFSEELKKLPVYKNARPTLSLLTITSNVMYGKKTGATPDGRAKGVAFAPGANPMHGRDKNGAIASLSSVAKLRYRDSQDGISNTFSIVPKSLGATEEDRVENLVTMMDGYFTKGAHHLNVNVLNREMLYDAMEHPEKYPQLTIRVSGYAVNFVKLSREHQLEVISRSFHERM; encoded by the coding sequence ATGGAATTAAACAAGATCTTTAAAGACGGTCTTTGGAGCAACGAAATCAACGTCAGAGATTTCGTAAGTCATAACATCACTCCGTACTACGGAGATGCTTCTTTCCTTGAAGGACCTACCGAACGTACAAAAGCCGTATGGAACCGTTGCCTTGAAGCACTGGCAGAAGAAAGAAAAAACAACGGTGTCCGCTCGCTTGATAACGCTACTGTATCTACCATTTCATCACACAAAGCCGGATATATCGACAAAGAAAACGAACTAATCGTCGGTCTGCAAACAGACGAGCTTCTGAAACGTGCTATCAAACCTTTCGGAGGTATCAACGTAGTAAGCAAGGCTTGCCACGAAAACGGCGTGGAAGTGGACGACCGTGTGAAAGATATCTTCACCCACTACCGCAAGACACACAACGATGGAGTGTTCGACGTATATACCGAAGAAATCCGTTCGTTCCGTTCTCTGGGATTCCTCACCGGACTGCCCGACAACTACGCTCGCGGACGTATCATCGGTGACTACCGCCGTATGGCTCTCTACGGTATCGACCGACTGATTGAAGCTAAAAAAGAAGATCTGCGCAACCTCACCGGTCCGATGACTGACGCCCGTATCCGCTTGCGCGAAGAGGTGGCAGAACAAATCAAAGCCTTGAAAGAGATGAAAGTAATGGGGGAATACTATGGACTCGATTTGAGCCGTCCCGCATATACCGCCCAAGAAGCTGTTCAATGGGTATACATGGCTTATCTTGCTGCCGTAAAAGAGCAAGACGGTGCTGCAATGTCACTGGGTAACGTTTCTTCTTTTCTTGACATCTACATGGAATATGAATTGAGCAAGGGAACGATCACCGAATCTTTCGCACAGGAACTAATTGACCAGTTTGTTATCAAACTACGCATGGTACGCCATCTGCGTATGCAATCATACAACGATATCTTTGCCGGTGATCCTACTTGGGTAACCGAATCTCTGGGCGGACGCTTCAACGACGGACGTACCAAAGTGACAAAGACTTCTTTTCGTTTCCTGCAAACCTTGTACAACCTCGGCCCTTCACCAGAACCAAACTTGACCGTACTGTGGAGTCCCGAACTGCCGGAAGGATTCAAAGAGTTCTGTGCTAAAGTATCCATCGACACTTCTTCTATTCAGTACGAAAATGATGATCTGATGCGTGAAGTACGTCAATCTGACGACTACGGAATCGCCTGCTGTGTATCTTACCAAGAGATAGGCAAGCAAATCCAGTTCTTCGGTGCACGCTGTAATCTGGCAAAAGCTCTGTTGCTTGCTATCAACGGTGGACGTTGCGAAAACACAGGTACAGTCATGGTGAAGAATATTCCCGTACTGACCAGCGACACACTGAAATTTGAAGAAGTAATGGACAACTACAAGAAGGTTCTGATCGAAATTGCCCGCGTTTATAACGAAGCGATGAACATCATCCACTATATGCACGATAAGTATTACTACGAAAAGGCTCAAATGGCACTCGTAGATACTAACCCGCGCATTAACCTTGCCTACGGCGTAGCCGGACTTTCTATTGCGCTCGATTCATTGTCAGCTATCAAATACGCAAAGGTTACCGCCCGCCGCAACGATATAGGTCTGACAGAAGGTTTCGACATTGAAGGCGAATTCCCTTGTTTCGGAAACGATAACGACAAGGTAGACCACCTTGGCGTTGACCTCGTATATTTCTTCAGCGAAGAATTGAAGAAACTCCCGGTTTACAAGAATGCCCGTCCTACCCTCTCCCTGCTGACCATCACTTCCAACGTGATGTACGGAAAGAAGACAGGTGCTACTCCGGACGGACGTGCCAAAGGCGTTGCCTTCGCTCCGGGTGCTAACCCGATGCACGGACGAGATAAGAACGGTGCTATCGCTTCTTTGAGTTCCGTAGCAAAACTTCGTTACCGCGACTCACAAGACGGTATCAGTAACACCTTCTCTATCGTTCCGAAATCATTGGGAGCTACCGAAGAAGACCGCGTTGAAAATCTCGTTACAATGATGGACGGTTACTTCACCAAAGGCGCTCACCACCTGAACGTAAATGTTCTGAACCGCGAGATGCTTTATGATGCGATGGAACATCCCGAGAAATATCCGCAGCTTACAATCCGTGTTTCCGGCTATGCTGTAAACTTCGTGAAGTTGAGTCGTGAACACCAACTGGAAGTAATCAGCCGTAGCTTCCACGAACGTATGTAA
- a CDS encoding acetylxylan esterase, with translation MPVSIDIACRTLAYYDVANLAQKIKVPGFYSYGYNDNTCPPTTVTAALNVITAPKTIVVTPVSAHWRFEETNRKSIEWMKKRIN, from the coding sequence ATGCCAGTATCTATTGACATTGCCTGTCGGACACTGGCTTATTATGATGTGGCTAATTTGGCTCAAAAGATTAAAGTACCGGGATTTTATTCGTATGGCTATAATGACAACACTTGTCCGCCTACCACGGTGACGGCCGCGTTGAATGTAATTACAGCCCCGAAAACGATTGTGGTAACTCCTGTTTCCGCTCATTGGCGTTTTGAGGAAACCAACCGTAAATCTATTGAATGGATGAAAAAGCGTATTAATTGA